The genome window TGCGCGCGCCACCGGCGACCGGCTCGAAAAGCATCAGGCCATCGGCTCCGATACCCGTCGTGCGCGCGCACATGTGACGCGCGAGCGCTGCGGGATCGTCATGGCGGACGTCCGCGAATCGCGCGTAGAGGAAATCATTACCGTAAGCGTGGGCTTTCCAGAAGTGCATGCGGTCCTCGATCTCGATGGACTGGAGAGGGGTCAGAAGTCACGACGGCTGTCGAGCAGCAATGTCACGGGGCCATCGTTGACGAGCGCCACCTGCATGTCGGCCTGGAACACGCCTGTCTCGACGCGGAGCCCCCTCGCGCGCCAGGCCTGGACGGCGCACTCGTACCAGGCCTTCGCTTCGTCCGGCCGCGCGGCGGCGATCCACGACGGACGACGGCCGTTGCGACAGTCGCCCGCCAGCGTGAACTGCGACACGACGAGCAGCGCGCCGCCCGTCCCGGTGATGTCCACGTTCATCCGGCCCTCGGCGTCTGGAAACACGCGGAGGTTGGCCACCTTGTCGACGATGTACGTGAGGTCGGCGTCGGTGTCGCCCACCGTCACGCCGAGCAGGACGAGGAAGCCGACGTCGATCCGCCCGACCACGACCTCGTCGACCGTGACCGCCGCCGATCGCACGCGCTGGACAACGGCTCTCATGCCGTCGTCGTCTGGGTGGCAGTGCGACGCACGACGTGAAGCGGGTGCACGCCGCTCGCGACGGACGGAGCGTCTTCTTCGGCTTCCACACGCCCCGTGCGCGCCATCGTCTCCAGCGGATTCAGGCGCGTGTCGAGCAGGTGACGGGGATGCACGTTCTGGATGGCCTTCAGCATCGACGACTTGATGCCGGGGTGCTCGCGTTCGAGCTCGCCGATCAGGCGCTTGAGGCGCTGGCGCTGGAGGCTCAGGTCGCCGCACGCCGGGCAGCAGCAGCCGACGATGGGGAGTTCGCACGCCATCGCGTAATCGAGCGCTTCCTGTTCGGACACGTATACCAGCGGACGGACCACCACGTGCCGCCCATCGTCCGAGACCAGGCGCGCGGGCATGGCCTTGAGCGCACCGCCGAAGAACAGGTTGAGCAGGAGCGTCTCGATGAAGTCGTCGAGATGGTGGCCGAGCGCGATCTTCGTTGCGCCCTCCTCTTCAGCGATCCGGTACAGGACACCGCGGCGCAGGCGCGCACAGAGCGAACACGGCGTCGCATTGGCGTCGAGGATGTCGTCCATCACCTCGCCGATCTCGGTGTGCTCGACCCGGATCTCCCAC of Acidobacteriota bacterium contains these proteins:
- the ttcA gene encoding tRNA 2-thiocytidine(32) synthetase TtcA, with protein sequence MSYATPLEARIAKKVARASIEHGLLARNDRVMVGLSGGKDSWALLQVLDVIRQRAPFPFSVIAVNVDSGYKDFKHDVIRRACEDRGWEIRVEHTEIGEVMDDILDANATPCSLCARLRRGVLYRIAEEEGATKIALGHHLDDFIETLLLNLFFGGALKAMPARLVSDDGRHVVVRPLVYVSEQEALDYAMACELPIVGCCCPACGDLSLQRQRLKRLIGELEREHPGIKSSMLKAIQNVHPRHLLDTRLNPLETMARTGRVEAEEDAPSVASGVHPLHVVRRTATQTTTA
- a CDS encoding D-tyrosyl-tRNA(Tyr) deacylase — encoded protein: MRAVVQRVRSAAVTVDEVVVGRIDVGFLVLLGVTVGDTDADLTYIVDKVANLRVFPDAEGRMNVDITGTGGALLVVSQFTLAGDCRNGRRPSWIAAARPDEAKAWYECAVQAWRARGLRVETGVFQADMQVALVNDGPVTLLLDSRRDF